In a genomic window of Roseiflexus castenholzii DSM 13941:
- a CDS encoding regulatory protein RecX: MPEGVITALRVQEHDTQRVNIYIDHAFALGVSLATVVRERLYVGMHLDAATCARIEATEIVERAVQIALRAIESRPRSVAEIRDRLHRKGFAPETIDAAVERLHTSGLLDDAAFAHFWIENRQMCRPRGRHALADELRRKGVSAELVASALNATLTDNETARAETLARAAMRRYASVADYQTFLRRLGGYLQRRGFSAETILPIVERLWRERGGDSEVVDRSLLAEQ; this comes from the coding sequence ATGCCAGAAGGGGTTATTACCGCGCTGCGTGTCCAGGAACACGATACGCAGCGCGTCAACATCTATATCGATCATGCATTTGCGCTTGGGGTCAGCCTTGCGACGGTTGTGCGTGAACGGTTGTACGTCGGCATGCATCTCGATGCTGCGACCTGCGCTCGCATTGAGGCGACCGAGATTGTCGAGCGTGCCGTGCAGATTGCGCTGCGCGCCATTGAGTCCCGCCCACGCTCGGTGGCTGAAATCCGCGACCGCCTGCACCGTAAGGGTTTTGCGCCTGAGACGATTGATGCTGCGGTTGAACGGCTGCACACGAGCGGGTTGCTCGACGATGCCGCCTTTGCGCACTTCTGGATCGAGAACCGGCAGATGTGCCGACCGCGTGGACGCCACGCCCTCGCCGATGAATTGCGCCGCAAGGGAGTGAGCGCCGAACTCGTGGCCAGCGCACTAAACGCGACGCTGACCGACAATGAAACGGCGCGCGCCGAAACGCTGGCGCGCGCGGCAATGCGGCGTTACGCCAGCGTCGCCGACTACCAGACGTTTCTTCGCCGACTCGGCGGCTACCTGCAACGCCGTGGCTTCAGTGCCGAAACAATCCTTCCGATTGTCGAACGCCTCTGGCGTGAACGTGGCGGCGACTCGGAAGTCGTTGACCGATCGCTCCTTGCGGAGCAGTAA
- a CDS encoding glycosyltransferase family 4 protein translates to MHLAINGMFWSQPTVGSGQYLRMLVHALPAVARNIRLTLLLPAYRAVTEPLPPDIQAVHVQTPFDGRSENLAKVWFEQVAVPLAAARLHADLLHVPYFAPPLVAPLPAVVTILDIIPLILPEYRGSTAVRLYVRLVARAARQTTQIIAISQHSAGDIIHHLGCCAARVTVTPLAAGAQFHPRDRACAEREVAARYGVTPPFVYYVGGLDARKNLATLVHAFARMRYAGGPPATLVIAGRAPGSDPRMFPDLDAMIASAGADSFVRRIDVPYEDAPLLYSAATVFAFPSRYEGFGLPPLEAMACGAPVIVADATSLPEVVGEAALRVPPDDTPGWITALWRVLADDTLRADLSRRGLERATCFRPERLARETLAVYERALNSGGCRIAHNDRTTSV, encoded by the coding sequence ATGCACCTCGCCATCAATGGCATGTTCTGGTCACAACCGACAGTCGGCAGCGGGCAGTACCTGCGCATGCTGGTACACGCCCTGCCTGCCGTTGCGCGGAATATTCGGCTGACGCTGCTGCTGCCCGCGTATCGCGCGGTCACTGAACCACTCCCGCCGGACATTCAAGCAGTGCATGTGCAGACACCATTCGATGGGCGCAGCGAAAACCTGGCGAAGGTCTGGTTCGAGCAGGTCGCCGTCCCGCTCGCGGCGGCGCGCCTGCACGCCGATCTGCTCCACGTTCCCTATTTTGCGCCGCCGCTCGTTGCGCCGCTGCCAGCGGTCGTCACCATTCTCGACATCATCCCGCTCATTCTGCCGGAGTATCGCGGCAGTACGGCGGTTCGCCTCTATGTGCGCCTGGTGGCGCGCGCCGCGCGGCAGACAACGCAGATTATCGCTATTTCGCAGCATAGCGCCGGGGACATCATTCACCACCTGGGCTGCTGCGCGGCGCGCGTGACGGTGACGCCGCTCGCGGCTGGCGCACAGTTCCACCCCCGCGACCGCGCGTGCGCCGAACGAGAAGTTGCAGCGCGCTATGGCGTAACGCCACCGTTCGTCTACTATGTCGGTGGGCTGGACGCGCGCAAGAACCTGGCAACCCTCGTACACGCATTTGCACGTATGCGCTACGCCGGAGGACCACCCGCCACACTGGTGATTGCCGGACGCGCGCCTGGCAGCGATCCGCGCATGTTCCCCGACCTGGATGCAATGATTGCATCCGCTGGCGCAGACTCGTTCGTGAGACGCATCGACGTGCCTTACGAAGACGCGCCACTGCTCTATTCCGCCGCCACAGTGTTTGCCTTTCCGTCGCGGTACGAAGGGTTTGGACTGCCGCCGCTCGAAGCCATGGCGTGCGGTGCGCCGGTGATCGTCGCCGACGCAACCAGCCTTCCCGAGGTCGTTGGTGAGGCGGCGCTGCGGGTCCCGCCCGACGATACACCCGGCTGGATCACGGCGCTCTGGCGCGTGCTGGCGGACGACACGCTGCGCGCCGATCTCTCCCGACGCGGGCTGGAGCGCGCGACCTGTTTTCGACCCGAACGCCTTGCGCGCGAAACGCTGGCGGTGTATGAACGCGCCCTGAACTCAGGCGGATGTCGTATTGCTCACAATGACAGAACGACATCGGTGTGA
- a CDS encoding acetyl-CoA carboxylase biotin carboxylase subunit — protein MQRTIHKVLVANRGVPAVRIMHTCRDRKIPTTAVYSTPDRLAYHVFMADTAIHIGDAPPINSYLNGDRIIEAALASGSNAIHPGWGFLAENADFAQKVIDAGLIWIGPQPDVIRMMGDKIQAKEIARRSNVPTIPGIENVTSAGQITDWMRDQDIAFPIMIKAASGGGGKGMVRVDTPDQIPVALAQARSEAKKAFGDDTVLVEKYIEHGRHIEVQVVADEHRHVVHLFERECTLQRRNQKIIEEAPSTLENDLRQEICVTAARLMRRIGYTSAGTVEFLFDPATQSFYFLEVNTRLQVEHGITELITGLDIVSIMLDVAEGKPLPIKQLDVVPNRCALEVRLNAEDPKTFAPSFGKITRLRTPLGPNVRVLLGAAEGEDIPPYYDSLFMLLMTSGADRADALRVMDRALTGDLRIEGIKTLAPLLLSIIRHPKFIAGDFSTKFIEQHLPELVSGFRERTGEDEMLRVAQYVAEISALGPQSWM, from the coding sequence ATGCAGCGCACCATCCACAAAGTCCTTGTAGCGAACCGTGGCGTTCCGGCAGTGAGGATTATGCACACCTGCCGTGACCGGAAGATCCCCACGACTGCGGTATACAGCACGCCTGATCGCCTCGCGTACCACGTCTTTATGGCGGATACCGCCATTCATATTGGCGATGCGCCACCGATTAACTCATACCTGAACGGAGATCGGATCATCGAGGCCGCGCTGGCCAGCGGATCGAACGCTATCCATCCCGGTTGGGGGTTTCTGGCGGAGAATGCCGACTTTGCCCAAAAGGTCATCGATGCTGGACTGATCTGGATCGGACCCCAACCGGACGTTATTCGGATGATGGGCGATAAGATTCAGGCAAAGGAGATTGCCAGGCGCTCGAATGTGCCGACTATCCCCGGAATAGAGAATGTCACCAGCGCCGGGCAGATAACTGACTGGATGCGCGACCAGGATATCGCCTTTCCGATTATGATCAAGGCGGCTTCGGGTGGAGGCGGCAAGGGAATGGTCAGAGTCGACACGCCCGATCAAATCCCCGTCGCGCTCGCCCAGGCCCGTTCAGAAGCGAAGAAAGCCTTCGGCGACGATACGGTCCTCGTTGAGAAGTATATTGAGCATGGTCGGCATATTGAGGTGCAGGTGGTGGCTGATGAACACCGTCACGTCGTTCACCTGTTCGAGCGCGAATGCACGCTCCAACGGCGCAACCAGAAGATTATCGAGGAAGCGCCCTCGACCCTCGAAAATGACCTGCGCCAGGAAATCTGCGTTACTGCGGCGCGCCTGATGCGCCGAATAGGCTACACCTCGGCTGGCACCGTGGAGTTCCTCTTCGACCCCGCAACCCAGAGTTTCTACTTCCTCGAGGTCAATACGCGACTCCAGGTCGAGCATGGCATCACCGAACTCATCACCGGTCTCGATATCGTCAGCATTATGCTGGACGTTGCCGAGGGCAAGCCCTTGCCGATCAAGCAACTCGATGTCGTCCCCAACCGCTGCGCTCTTGAGGTGCGCCTGAACGCCGAGGATCCCAAGACCTTCGCTCCCTCGTTCGGCAAAATTACCCGTCTGCGCACCCCATTGGGACCCAACGTGCGCGTCCTGCTCGGCGCCGCCGAAGGGGAGGACATCCCGCCCTATTACGACTCGCTCTTCATGCTGCTGATGACGTCGGGCGCCGACCGGGCTGATGCGCTGCGGGTGATGGATCGGGCGCTCACCGGCGACCTGCGGATCGAGGGGATCAAGACCCTCGCGCCCTTGCTGCTGAGTATCATCAGACACCCCAAGTTCATCGCCGGCGACTTTTCGACCAAGTTCATCGAGCAACACCTGCCGGAGCTTGTCTCCGGCTTCCGTGAGCGTACCGGCGAGGACGAGATGCTCCGGGTCGCCCAGTATGTGGCTGAGATCTCCGCTCTGGGTCCGCAGAGTTGGATGTGA
- the fabZ gene encoding 3-hydroxyacyl-ACP dehydratase FabZ gives MLNIQEIMAIIPHRYPFLLIDRILELEPGQRAVGEKLVTINEPFFQGHFPAHPIMPGVLIVEALAQTGAVAALSLPENRGKIAFFAGIDGVRFRKPVYPGDTLRLEVRFDKMRRGIGKGTGVATVDGQVVCEGELMFALHVER, from the coding sequence ATGCTGAACATCCAGGAAATCATGGCAATCATTCCGCACCGTTACCCCTTCCTGTTGATCGACCGCATTCTCGAACTCGAACCGGGGCAGCGCGCGGTCGGCGAGAAGTTGGTGACGATCAACGAGCCATTCTTTCAGGGGCACTTCCCCGCCCATCCGATCATGCCGGGAGTGCTGATTGTCGAGGCGCTGGCGCAGACCGGTGCAGTGGCGGCGTTGAGTCTGCCGGAGAACCGGGGGAAGATCGCATTTTTCGCCGGGATTGATGGCGTGCGCTTCCGCAAGCCGGTCTATCCCGGTGATACCCTGCGTCTGGAGGTGCGGTTCGACAAAATGCGGCGCGGCATCGGTAAGGGGACGGGGGTTGCGACCGTGGACGGGCAGGTGGTGTGCGAGGGGGAGTTAATGTTTGCGTTGCATGTTGAACGTTGA
- a CDS encoding sortase, protein MKHIARNNRISLQTPPKIRGLSLLRRASGRNAVPTTFREKLFWTLGNLLMLIGAILLAYVGGIYAQADFNRYAARGDTDVPPPAPVAAPRAPDAEPAPFVAPQPFVAPRLNTVEGRIISDVPDIVRSAIPSQISRIIIPSIGVDSKVVEVGWEVKEQNGTQVAVWQVAEYAVGHHRGSANPGEGSNIVLAGHVGGYGKVFKDLINVREGDPIILFAGGRQHLYVVREQVLVHEEGVSPEQQAMNALYIAPTSEEMVTLITCWPDRGPDKFKYRIIVRATPYGADTDTPTTNADGWTVR, encoded by the coding sequence ATGAAGCATATTGCTCGCAACAACCGCATCTCCCTGCAAACCCCGCCGAAGATTCGGGGTCTGTCGCTCTTGCGGCGCGCATCCGGTCGAAATGCCGTGCCGACGACATTCCGCGAAAAACTCTTCTGGACCCTGGGCAATCTGCTGATGCTGATCGGCGCCATTCTCCTGGCGTATGTCGGCGGCATCTACGCACAGGCCGATTTCAACCGCTATGCCGCGCGTGGCGATACCGACGTGCCGCCGCCTGCGCCCGTCGCGGCGCCACGCGCTCCCGATGCAGAACCGGCGCCCTTCGTCGCGCCGCAGCCCTTCGTCGCGCCACGCCTCAACACCGTTGAGGGGCGCATCATCAGCGACGTGCCGGACATCGTCAGGTCCGCTATCCCGTCGCAGATTTCACGCATCATTATTCCGAGTATCGGCGTCGACTCGAAAGTCGTCGAGGTCGGCTGGGAAGTCAAGGAACAGAACGGAACGCAGGTCGCAGTCTGGCAGGTCGCCGAGTACGCCGTTGGTCACCATCGAGGCTCTGCCAACCCTGGCGAAGGGAGCAACATCGTGCTTGCCGGTCATGTTGGCGGGTACGGCAAAGTTTTCAAAGACCTGATTAACGTCAGGGAGGGCGACCCGATCATCCTCTTCGCTGGCGGACGGCAGCACCTCTACGTGGTGCGTGAGCAGGTTCTGGTGCACGAAGAAGGGGTCTCACCCGAACAACAGGCAATGAATGCCCTCTACATCGCTCCAACGAGTGAAGAGATGGTGACGCTCATCACCTGCTGGCCCGACCGCGGACCGGACAAGTTCAAGTACCGCATCATCGTGCGCGCCACACCCTACGGCGCCGACACCGATACCCCGACCACCAACGCCGATGGTTGGACGGTGCGCTGA
- a CDS encoding glycosyltransferase family 4 protein, with the protein MRILMLSKALVNGAYQKKCEELAALPDVELIVAVPPAWREPRVGVIPLERRFTRGYRLVTLPIVLNGRHHLHFYPTFSRLVRQVRPDILHADEESFNLATFLALRAGVQHGARCCFYNYANIDRYYPPPFNLFERYAFRHAAHAFACSAEAEAIMRRHGYAGPLTILPQFGVDPDLYAPAQRDRSNAATIVGYIGRLVPEKGVLDLVEAVARVPSVRLRLIGDGALRPFIEARIAALDIGERIELHPAIPSTRVPDELRRLDALVLPSHTTRTWKEQFGRILIEAMSCAVPVIGSSSAAIPDVIGDAGIIYPEGDIAALAGALRRVADDPALRNDLGRRGRERVLAQFTQAAIARAYHDAYRSMLN; encoded by the coding sequence ATGCGCATCTTGATGCTTTCCAAAGCGCTGGTCAACGGCGCATACCAGAAGAAGTGCGAAGAATTGGCAGCATTGCCAGACGTTGAACTGATCGTCGCCGTGCCACCTGCCTGGCGTGAACCGCGTGTCGGCGTCATTCCGCTCGAACGGCGCTTCACCCGCGGCTATCGCCTTGTCACGCTGCCGATTGTACTCAACGGTCGCCACCATCTCCACTTCTACCCCACGTTCAGCCGGTTGGTGCGCCAGGTGCGCCCCGATATTCTGCACGCCGATGAAGAATCGTTCAATCTGGCGACATTTCTGGCACTCCGCGCTGGCGTACAGCACGGCGCGCGCTGCTGCTTCTACAACTACGCCAATATCGACCGCTACTACCCGCCGCCGTTCAACCTGTTCGAACGCTACGCCTTTCGGCACGCCGCTCACGCCTTCGCATGCAGCGCAGAGGCGGAAGCGATCATGCGTCGCCACGGCTACGCCGGACCGCTCACCATCCTGCCGCAGTTTGGCGTCGATCCCGATCTGTACGCTCCGGCGCAGCGCGACCGCTCGAACGCGGCGACGATTGTCGGGTACATCGGGCGTCTGGTGCCGGAAAAGGGAGTGCTCGACCTGGTGGAAGCCGTGGCGCGTGTGCCGTCGGTGCGCCTGCGGCTGATCGGCGACGGCGCGCTACGTCCGTTCATCGAGGCGCGGATCGCTGCACTCGACATTGGCGAGCGCATCGAACTCCACCCCGCCATCCCATCGACCCGCGTTCCCGATGAACTGCGCCGTCTCGACGCGCTCGTGTTGCCCTCACACACAACGCGCACTTGGAAGGAACAGTTCGGGCGCATCCTGATTGAAGCCATGAGCTGCGCAGTTCCGGTCATCGGCTCCTCATCGGCTGCCATCCCCGACGTCATCGGCGACGCCGGGATCATCTATCCCGAAGGCGACATTGCCGCACTCGCAGGAGCATTGCGACGGGTAGCGGACGATCCGGCGCTGCGCAACGACCTCGGACGGCGCGGACGGGAACGTGTGCTGGCGCAGTTCACGCAGGCGGCGATTGCCCGTGCGTATCATGACGCATATCGTTCGATGCTGAATTGA
- the recA gene encoding recombinase RecA — MALSPEKEKALAAAMSQIDRKYGKGSIMRMGEASSKLAIEVIPTGSIALDIALGVGGVPRGRVVEIYGPESSGKTTLAQHIIAEAQKMGGVAAFIDAEHAFDPVYAKRCGVDVDNLLVSQPDYGEQALEICETLVRSNAVDVVVVDSVAALVPRAEIEGDMGDSLPGLQARLMSQALRKLSGAISKSRVVVIFLNQLRLKIGVMFGSPETTTGGQALKFYASVRMDIRRIETLKNGQETIGSRTRVKVVKNKVAPPFRQAEFDIMHNEGISRAGNILDVGVELDIIRKSGAWFYLGEDRLGQGRENAKQFLNENPALADEIERLIRAHAMAAPISIAASKADDVVDDAGLFEE, encoded by the coding sequence ATGGCCCTCTCCCCGGAGAAAGAAAAGGCTCTGGCAGCCGCTATGAGCCAGATCGACCGCAAGTACGGCAAGGGTTCGATCATGCGGATGGGCGAAGCCAGTTCCAAACTGGCAATCGAAGTCATCCCCACCGGGTCGATTGCGCTCGACATCGCGCTCGGCGTCGGCGGCGTGCCGCGTGGTCGAGTCGTCGAAATCTATGGTCCTGAGTCCAGCGGGAAAACGACCCTGGCACAACACATCATTGCCGAAGCGCAGAAGATGGGCGGCGTCGCTGCATTCATCGACGCCGAGCATGCGTTCGATCCGGTGTATGCGAAGCGCTGCGGCGTCGATGTCGATAATCTGCTCGTCTCCCAGCCGGACTACGGCGAGCAGGCGCTCGAAATCTGCGAGACGCTGGTGCGTTCGAATGCCGTAGATGTCGTGGTGGTCGACTCGGTCGCCGCGCTGGTACCGCGCGCCGAGATCGAAGGCGACATGGGCGACTCGCTGCCCGGTTTGCAGGCGCGCCTGATGAGCCAGGCGCTGCGCAAACTGTCCGGCGCCATCAGCAAATCGCGCGTCGTCGTCATCTTTCTCAATCAGTTGCGCCTGAAGATCGGCGTCATGTTCGGCTCGCCGGAAACGACGACCGGCGGGCAGGCGCTCAAGTTCTACGCCTCGGTGCGCATGGATATCCGCCGTATCGAGACGCTCAAGAATGGCCAGGAGACGATTGGCAGCCGCACGCGGGTCAAGGTGGTGAAGAACAAGGTCGCGCCTCCCTTCCGCCAGGCGGAGTTCGACATTATGCACAACGAAGGTATCTCGCGCGCCGGTAACATTCTCGATGTCGGCGTCGAACTCGATATTATCCGTAAGAGCGGCGCGTGGTTCTACCTGGGTGAAGACCGCCTCGGGCAGGGGCGTGAGAATGCCAAGCAGTTCCTGAACGAAAATCCGGCGCTGGCGGATGAGATCGAGCGCCTGATCCGCGCTCACGCGATGGCTGCACCCATCTCGATCGCGGCTTCGAAAGCTGATGATGTCGTAGATGATGCAGGGTTGTTTGAGGAGTAG
- a CDS encoding MBL fold metallo-hydrolase, whose product MADIQYLGHSCFRLRGRDGIVLTDPYDRSVGRDLGRPTAHIVTVSHHHPDHDNVVAVRPARDRVTVIDGPGEYEVGGILITGVRTFHDKQKGARLGRNTVYVIHLDDIVFCHLGDLAHELTAQQLEEIGSVDVLFVPVGGGETIGPAEAASVISQIEPRVVIPMHYASEGQSAMDLAPLDRFLHELGIKEYVPEERLSLNAGNLPGDGEQTRIVVMRTAV is encoded by the coding sequence ATGGCTGATATTCAATACCTTGGACATTCATGCTTCCGCCTCCGCGGACGCGATGGCATCGTGCTGACCGATCCGTATGACCGTTCGGTGGGGCGTGATCTTGGTCGCCCCACCGCTCATATCGTGACCGTCAGCCACCACCATCCCGACCACGACAACGTCGTCGCTGTGCGCCCGGCGCGCGACCGCGTCACGGTGATCGACGGTCCGGGTGAGTACGAGGTCGGCGGCATCCTGATCACCGGCGTGCGCACGTTCCACGATAAGCAGAAAGGCGCCAGACTCGGGCGAAACACGGTGTATGTCATTCACCTCGATGATATTGTTTTCTGTCACCTTGGCGACCTGGCGCACGAATTGACGGCGCAGCAACTCGAAGAGATCGGGAGCGTCGATGTGCTGTTCGTGCCGGTCGGTGGAGGTGAAACGATCGGACCGGCAGAGGCGGCATCGGTGATCAGTCAGATTGAGCCACGCGTTGTGATCCCAATGCACTACGCAAGCGAAGGGCAATCCGCCATGGATCTGGCGCCGCTCGACCGCTTCCTTCACGAACTCGGCATCAAGGAGTATGTCCCGGAAGAACGGCTATCGCTCAATGCAGGCAATCTTCCAGGAGATGGCGAACAAACCCGCATCGTCGTGATGCGAACCGCTGTTTGA